A genome region from Geminicoccus roseus DSM 18922 includes the following:
- a CDS encoding xanthine dehydrogenase family protein molybdopterin-binding subunit codes for MTRLEGIDRSFFVPENNEGLDVVGTAVPRVDARGHVTGRTRYYEDWSFPGMLHLRIVRSTRHHALIRSVDQRAALAVRGVVRILSWQDVPNNWYTILRLIGVQPDDEPVLAEDRVLYVGEPILAVIAESAEAAALAADKVEIEYEDLPAVFDVEAAVAPGAPLVNPRQGNNWFTYEGHHCRRIRFGDADAALASADHRWRYRYDSSPIEHAPTETTGCIAKPEGNGRITVYSNTQALYFTLDNSALTLGIPFSRLRMIGGTVGGGFGGKVDVMVEPLAILAAMQTDRPVKFAYSRAEEMQVSSPRAAERIYIEDGVMADGRIVARKVTLYVDAGAYARHSPYGTTKAAAHMPGPYTIPNVHVDAFCVFTNRTPSSAMRGFGVTIGDFALESQMDRIARHLGMDPLQLRLINAYRDGDTKAHRKKVSGAALVEVIQAAAGETGQELPARFTAMSSTRREESAHG; via the coding sequence ATGACCAGGCTGGAAGGCATCGACCGCAGCTTCTTTGTGCCGGAGAACAACGAAGGGCTGGACGTGGTGGGCACCGCGGTGCCGCGGGTGGACGCCCGCGGGCATGTTACCGGGCGGACCCGCTACTACGAGGACTGGTCGTTCCCGGGCATGCTGCACCTGAGAATCGTGCGCTCCACCCGGCACCACGCCCTGATCCGCAGCGTCGACCAGCGCGCGGCGCTGGCGGTCCGGGGCGTGGTCCGGATCCTTTCCTGGCAGGACGTGCCGAACAATTGGTACACGATCCTGCGCCTGATCGGGGTGCAGCCGGACGACGAGCCGGTGCTGGCCGAGGACCGCGTGCTCTATGTGGGCGAGCCGATCCTGGCGGTGATCGCCGAGAGCGCCGAGGCCGCGGCGCTTGCCGCCGACAAGGTCGAGATCGAGTACGAGGACCTGCCGGCGGTGTTCGACGTCGAGGCGGCGGTGGCACCGGGGGCACCGCTGGTCAATCCCCGCCAGGGCAACAACTGGTTCACCTACGAGGGCCATCACTGCCGTCGGATCCGCTTTGGCGACGCCGACGCGGCGCTGGCATCGGCCGACCATCGCTGGCGCTATCGCTACGACAGCTCCCCGATCGAGCATGCGCCGACCGAGACCACCGGCTGCATCGCCAAGCCCGAGGGTAATGGCCGGATCACCGTCTATTCCAACACCCAGGCGCTCTACTTCACCCTGGACAACAGCGCGCTGACGCTGGGCATCCCGTTCAGCCGGCTGCGGATGATCGGCGGCACGGTGGGCGGCGGGTTCGGCGGCAAGGTCGACGTGATGGTCGAGCCGCTGGCGATCCTGGCGGCGATGCAGACCGACCGGCCGGTGAAGTTCGCCTACAGCCGGGCCGAGGAGATGCAGGTCTCCTCGCCGCGGGCGGCCGAGCGGATCTATATCGAGGACGGGGTGATGGCGGACGGCCGGATCGTCGCCCGCAAGGTGACCCTTTATGTCGATGCCGGCGCCTATGCCCGGCACTCGCCCTACGGCACCACCAAGGCCGCGGCGCACATGCCGGGGCCCTACACCATCCCGAACGTCCATGTGGACGCCTTCTGCGTGTTCACCAACCGCACGCCGTCCTCGGCGATGCGCGGGTTCGGGGTGACGATCGGCGACTTCGCCCTGGAGAGCCAGATGGACCGGATCGCCCGGCATCTCGGCATGGACCCGCTCCAGCTGCGGCTGATCAACGCCTATCGCGACGGCGACACCAAGGCGCACCGCAAGAAGGTCAGCGGCGCCGCCCTGGTCGAGGTGATCCAGGCGGCGGCCGGCGAGACCGGCCAGGAACTGCCGGCGCGCTTTACCGCGATGAGCTCGACCCGGCGGGAGGAGAGCGCCCATGGCTAG
- a CDS encoding xanthine dehydrogenase family protein molybdopterin-binding subunit, protein MARLHGRGVAAVNYPTGMNLGGDPSQALVHATTTGGFVITLSSVDLGQGIKTVAAQIAAETLGVPCDTVWVDTADTDTGPHCMGTFASRGTHRIGNAVIMAAKEARAVMLEAAAEELEVDPLDLETDGKGRIQVKGAPERSISVLDVALAAHFKQGRTISGRGIFLKPKSEPVPETGEMDPDSCQAHACTIAEVEVDDETGEVTVLSLVNAYEVGRAINPAMAHQQIVGGAWMGISHALFETTEPYYPDRSHGPTDFASYLMPGPADCARISSVIIERPAENGPYGAKGIGEMTANSPIPAIANAIFDATGVRVESLPITPEKILRGLDALRTA, encoded by the coding sequence ATGGCTAGGCTGCACGGCCGCGGCGTGGCCGCGGTGAACTACCCGACCGGCATGAACCTGGGCGGCGACCCGTCCCAGGCCCTGGTCCACGCCACCACCACCGGCGGCTTCGTGATCACGCTCAGCTCGGTCGACCTTGGGCAGGGGATCAAGACCGTGGCGGCGCAGATCGCGGCGGAGACGCTGGGGGTACCCTGCGACACTGTCTGGGTCGACACCGCCGACACCGACACCGGCCCGCACTGCATGGGCACCTTCGCCTCGCGCGGGACCCACCGGATCGGCAACGCGGTGATCATGGCCGCCAAGGAGGCGCGCGCGGTGATGCTGGAGGCGGCCGCCGAGGAGCTGGAGGTCGATCCGCTGGACCTGGAGACCGACGGCAAGGGCAGGATCCAGGTCAAGGGCGCACCGGAGCGCTCGATCTCGGTGCTGGACGTGGCGCTGGCCGCCCACTTCAAGCAGGGCCGCACCATCTCCGGGCGTGGCATCTTCCTCAAGCCCAAGTCCGAGCCGGTGCCGGAGACCGGCGAGATGGACCCGGACAGCTGTCAGGCCCATGCCTGCACCATCGCCGAGGTCGAGGTCGACGACGAGACCGGCGAGGTGACGGTGCTCTCGCTGGTCAACGCCTACGAGGTCGGCCGGGCGATCAACCCGGCCATGGCGCACCAGCAGATCGTGGGCGGCGCCTGGATGGGCATCAGCCATGCCCTGTTCGAGACCACCGAGCCCTACTACCCCGACCGCAGCCACGGGCCGACCGACTTCGCCAGCTACCTGATGCCGGGCCCGGCCGACTGCGCCCGGATCAGCTCGGTGATCATCGAGCGGCCGGCCGAGAACGGGCCCTACGGCGCCAAGGGCATCGGCGAGATGACCGCCAACTCGCCGATCCCGGCGATCGCCAACGCGATCTTCGACGCCACCGGCGTGCGCGTGGAATCGCTGCCGATCACCCCGGAAAAGATCCTGCGCGGCCTGGACGCGCTCAGGACGGCCTGA
- a CDS encoding EthD family reductase: MLKVISLMKRKPGMSFEEFRHWLTVEHVELGKKLPGVRKYTVNVLQEESADAPYDGVSELWFDSNEARLEAFGTEAGKAAGADAAAHADRVHLLTSEHVQI, from the coding sequence ATGCTCAAGGTGATCTCGTTGATGAAGCGCAAGCCCGGCATGAGCTTCGAGGAGTTTAGGCACTGGCTCACGGTCGAGCATGTCGAACTCGGCAAGAAGCTGCCGGGCGTGCGCAAGTACACGGTCAACGTCCTCCAGGAGGAGAGCGCCGATGCCCCCTATGACGGGGTGAGCGAGCTCTGGTTCGACAGCAACGAGGCGCGGCTGGAAGCGTTCGGCACCGAGGCCGGCAAGGCGGCGGGCGCCGACGCCGCGGCCCACGCCGACCGCGTCCACCTCCTGACGTCCGAGCACGTGCAGATCTGA
- a CDS encoding AAA family ATPase, which translates to MSQPDPGRLARPGQPEALAGDLERLGYFAGPGLATALALALHFNKPLLLEGEPGVGKTEVAQVLATWLERPLIRLQCHDGIDAGQALYEWNHARQLLAIRSQEGARLDDLFDPSFLIERPLLKALRMDQGAVLLIDEIDRADAEFEAYLLEFLADFRITVPELGAIAAKVPPVVVLTSNRTRELHDALKRRCLYHWIDFPEPARERRILEARVPGLRAQAAAALVEAITTVRRLPLAKRPGIAETVDWARAVTVLEGEGVAWPDCLRRSLGLLLKDQDDLRQVLACDLACQPGPGE; encoded by the coding sequence ATGTCCCAGCCGGACCCTGGCCGCCTCGCGCGGCCAGGCCAGCCCGAGGCGCTGGCCGGCGACCTGGAGCGGCTGGGCTATTTCGCCGGTCCGGGCCTTGCCACCGCCCTGGCGCTGGCGCTGCATTTCAACAAGCCGCTCTTGCTCGAGGGCGAGCCCGGGGTCGGCAAGACCGAAGTCGCCCAGGTCCTGGCGACCTGGCTGGAGCGGCCGCTGATCCGGCTGCAATGCCATGACGGGATCGACGCCGGCCAGGCGCTCTACGAATGGAACCATGCCCGCCAGCTCCTGGCGATCCGCAGCCAGGAGGGCGCCCGGCTGGACGATCTGTTCGACCCGTCCTTCCTGATCGAGCGGCCGCTGCTCAAGGCCCTGCGCATGGACCAGGGGGCGGTGCTGCTGATCGACGAGATCGACCGCGCCGACGCCGAGTTCGAGGCCTATCTCCTGGAGTTCCTGGCCGACTTCCGCATCACCGTGCCCGAACTCGGCGCGATCGCCGCGAAGGTGCCGCCGGTGGTGGTGCTCACTTCCAACCGGACCCGCGAACTGCACGACGCGCTGAAGCGGCGCTGCCTCTACCACTGGATCGACTTTCCCGAGCCCGCGCGCGAGCGGCGGATCCTGGAGGCGAGGGTGCCCGGGCTGCGCGCGCAGGCCGCCGCCGCCCTGGTGGAGGCGATCACGACGGTGCGGCGCCTGCCGCTGGCCAAGCGCCCGGGCATCGCCGAGACCGTCGACTGGGCCCGCGCGGTTACCGTCCTGGAAGGCGAGGGGGTCGCCTGGCCGGACTGCCTGCGCCGCAGCCTGGGCCTCCTGCTCAAGGACCAGGACGACCTGCGCCAGGTCCTGGCCTGCGACCTGGCCTGCCAGCCCGGACCCGGCGAATGA
- a CDS encoding VWA domain-containing protein, which translates to MSEQAAALLDGFVLALRGMGVAVPMEAHAQFLAGLRALPPASIDGLYWLARTSLLRCRDDIEPFDQLFQAWFKEGRVGVETDGETAPDAEDRPAPAGREMGGPLPVMPGEGTGKAAASDDLRGARAEADDLEQDPGLRRFGREVVAALPERRSRRLRPDRHGRAIDLRRTVRAAVRQGGEITGLVRRGRPARKRALVLLVDVSGSHQGLIDGHLRMARAISEQTPCEVFCFGSRLTRLTRALAGASAQAAHERALAAIPDFAGGTRIGPALAALLGEPRFAGLLRGAVVMVVSDGLERGDPAIMAASARRIARLAHRLVWLTPLAGDPRFRPRTRGLLAVLPHLDRLGSAADQAAILAEFGRLRALERTGRTLA; encoded by the coding sequence ATGAGCGAGCAGGCCGCCGCCCTGCTGGACGGCTTCGTGCTGGCGCTGCGCGGCATGGGCGTAGCAGTGCCCATGGAGGCCCACGCCCAGTTCCTCGCCGGCCTGCGCGCGTTGCCGCCGGCCTCGATCGACGGGCTGTACTGGTTGGCGCGCACCAGCCTGCTGCGCTGCCGGGACGACATCGAGCCGTTCGACCAGCTGTTCCAGGCCTGGTTCAAGGAAGGCCGGGTCGGGGTGGAGACCGATGGCGAGACGGCGCCGGACGCGGAGGATCGCCCGGCGCCGGCTGGCCGGGAGATGGGCGGCCCGCTGCCGGTCATGCCGGGCGAGGGCACCGGCAAGGCGGCCGCCAGCGACGATCTGCGGGGCGCCCGGGCGGAGGCGGATGACCTGGAGCAGGACCCGGGCCTGCGCCGGTTCGGGCGGGAGGTCGTGGCGGCGCTGCCGGAGCGGCGCTCGCGGCGGCTGCGCCCCGACCGGCACGGCCGGGCCATCGACCTGCGCCGGACCGTGCGCGCCGCGGTCCGCCAGGGCGGCGAGATCACCGGTCTTGTTCGGCGCGGCCGCCCGGCGCGCAAGCGGGCGCTGGTGCTGCTGGTCGACGTGTCGGGCTCGCACCAGGGGCTGATCGACGGCCACCTGCGGATGGCGCGGGCGATCTCGGAACAGACGCCCTGCGAGGTGTTCTGCTTCGGCTCACGGCTGACCCGGCTGACCCGGGCGCTGGCCGGGGCCAGCGCGCAGGCGGCCCATGAGCGTGCCCTGGCCGCGATCCCCGACTTTGCCGGCGGCACCCGGATCGGCCCGGCCCTAGCGGCGCTGCTGGGCGAGCCGCGCTTTGCCGGCCTCCTGCGCGGCGCCGTGGTCATGGTGGTCTCGGACGGGCTGGAGCGCGGCGACCCGGCGATCATGGCGGCGTCGGCCCGCCGAATCGCCCGGCTCGCCCACCGGCTGGTCTGGCTCACGCCCCTGGCGGGCGACCCGCGCTTTCGCCCGCGCACCCGCGGCCTGCTGGCGGTCCTGCCGCATCTGGACCGGCTCGGCAGTGCTGCCGACCAGGCCGCGATCCTGGCCGAGTTCGGCCGCCTGCGCGCACTGGAACGAACGGGGAGGACCCTGGCATGA
- a CDS encoding amidohydrolase family protein — MIPIIDAHHHIWRKNDLAWLSGPMQPRIFGPYEPIRRDYPIEEYLADLDGCGVVGSVYVQTNWPKGGELDEVRWVEAEARRSGWPQAIVSYLDLLDVKGAEAMLDAQQAASPRLRGVRMQLHWHENPLYRFAADANLMGDARLRRNLAMIAERGLLFDFQIFASQMRDGAALAADLPGLPFVLMHAGMLEDLSPQGRSAWREGMRRLADQPNVHVKLSGLGTFLHRCDPAHVEDVTLQTVEMFGPERCVFGSNFPIEKLWTSYPALVEAHRRALSSLDETAQRRILHDNAASLYRLAGA, encoded by the coding sequence ATGATCCCGATCATCGACGCCCACCACCATATCTGGCGCAAGAACGACCTGGCCTGGCTGTCCGGGCCAATGCAGCCGCGCATCTTCGGCCCCTACGAGCCGATCCGGCGCGACTACCCGATCGAGGAGTACCTGGCCGACCTCGACGGGTGCGGGGTGGTGGGCTCCGTCTATGTCCAGACCAACTGGCCCAAAGGCGGCGAGCTGGACGAGGTCCGCTGGGTGGAGGCGGAGGCCCGGCGCAGCGGCTGGCCGCAGGCGATCGTCAGCTACCTGGACCTCCTGGACGTGAAGGGGGCGGAGGCGATGCTGGACGCCCAGCAGGCCGCCTCGCCCCGGCTGCGCGGGGTCCGGATGCAGCTGCACTGGCACGAGAACCCGCTCTACCGGTTCGCGGCCGACGCGAACCTGATGGGCGACGCGCGCCTGCGGCGAAACCTCGCCATGATCGCTGAGCGCGGCCTATTGTTCGATTTCCAGATCTTCGCCAGTCAGATGCGGGACGGCGCGGCGCTGGCGGCGGACCTGCCCGGGCTGCCGTTCGTGCTGATGCATGCCGGGATGCTGGAGGATCTGAGCCCGCAAGGCCGCTCGGCCTGGCGGGAGGGCATGCGGCGGCTGGCCGACCAGCCGAACGTGCATGTGAAGCTCAGCGGGCTCGGCACCTTCCTGCATCGCTGCGATCCCGCCCATGTCGAGGACGTGACGCTGCAGACGGTGGAGATGTTCGGACCAGAGCGCTGCGTGTTCGGCAGCAACTTCCCGATCGAGAAGCTGTGGACCAGCTACCCGGCCCTGGTGGAGGCGCACCGGCGGGCGCTGTCATCCCTGGATGAAACCGCGCAGCGACGGATCCTGCACGACAACGCGGCGAGCCTGTACCGGCTGGCCGGCGCTTGA
- a CDS encoding PRC-barrel domain-containing protein — translation MRKSLLASVAVVGLTTASFAYAQENATTTDPAMGAGNAVEEMQQGVENTADQAGDMAEGAAQEVEQGIEGAGPEMTETDDGSMGTAPSMTNADAQRYQSYSGTEPGSFAGTIAGNYSADDLMDANIVDAEGNSVGEVSDLLIGDDGSIQNVLVDVGGFLGIGQRTVALDLNQIQMAQGDADELVVSMSKEQVEALPEIEETDGGWATRTEAVPAAPMDGMPAATDDAMPATTNQ, via the coding sequence ATGAGAAAGTCACTTCTCGCCAGTGTCGCCGTGGTCGGCCTCACCACCGCCAGTTTCGCCTATGCTCAAGAGAATGCGACGACGACGGACCCGGCAATGGGTGCCGGCAACGCTGTCGAGGAGATGCAGCAGGGCGTCGAGAACACCGCCGACCAGGCCGGCGACATGGCGGAGGGCGCCGCTCAGGAAGTCGAGCAGGGCATCGAGGGCGCTGGCCCGGAGATGACCGAGACTGACGACGGCAGCATGGGCACCGCGCCCAGCATGACCAACGCCGATGCCCAGCGCTACCAGTCCTACAGCGGCACCGAGCCCGGCAGCTTCGCCGGCACCATCGCCGGCAACTACAGCGCCGACGACCTGATGGACGCCAACATCGTCGACGCCGAGGGCAACTCGGTCGGCGAGGTGAGCGACCTGCTGATCGGCGACGACGGCTCGATCCAGAACGTCCTGGTCGATGTTGGCGGCTTCCTCGGGATCGGCCAGCGCACCGTGGCCCTCGACCTGAACCAGATCCAGATGGCCCAGGGCGACGCCGATGAGCTGGTGGTCTCGATGAGCAAGGAGCAGGTCGAGGCCCTGCCGGAGATCGAGGAGACCGACGGCGGCTGGGCGACCCGCACCGAGGCGGTCCCCGCGGCTCCGATGGACGGCATGCCGGCCGCCACCGACGACGCGATGCCCGCCACCACCAATCAGTGA
- a CDS encoding acetyl-CoA C-acetyltransferase: MMSEVVIVSAARTAIGSFNGALSTLPAHDLGKVAIQAVLERAKVDAAEVSEVMLGQILTAAQGQNPARQASVNAGLPVDVPAYGVNMLCGSGLKTVAMAYQAVRSGDSKIVIAGGQESMSQAPHASYLRAGAKMGSVEMVDTMLKDGLWDAFNGYHMGNTAENVAEKWQITREQQDQFAVASQNKAEAAVKAGRFKDEIVPVTIKTRKGDVIVEQDEYPRFGATLEAMQKLRPAFSKDGSVTAGNASGINDGAAAVMVMSADEASRRGLTPLARIVSWGQAGVDPAIMGSGPIPASRMALKRAGWSADDLDLIEANEAFAAQACAVNKDLGWDTSKVNVNGGAIALGHPVGASGARVLVTLLHEMQKRDSKKGLATLCIGGGMGIALCVARD, from the coding sequence ATCATGAGCGAAGTGGTCATCGTGAGCGCGGCCAGGACCGCGATCGGCTCCTTCAACGGGGCCTTGTCCACGCTGCCGGCCCATGACCTGGGCAAGGTCGCGATCCAGGCGGTGCTGGAGCGGGCCAAGGTCGATGCCGCCGAGGTGTCCGAGGTCATGCTCGGGCAGATCCTCACCGCGGCGCAGGGCCAGAACCCGGCGCGGCAGGCCTCGGTCAATGCCGGGCTGCCGGTCGACGTGCCGGCCTATGGCGTCAACATGCTGTGCGGCTCCGGCCTGAAGACGGTGGCGATGGCCTACCAGGCGGTCCGCAGCGGCGACAGCAAGATCGTGATCGCCGGCGGCCAGGAGAGCATGTCGCAGGCTCCGCACGCCTCCTATCTGCGCGCGGGCGCCAAGATGGGCTCGGTCGAGATGGTCGACACGATGCTGAAAGACGGGCTGTGGGACGCCTTCAACGGCTACCACATGGGCAATACCGCCGAGAACGTCGCCGAGAAGTGGCAGATCACCCGCGAGCAGCAGGACCAGTTCGCGGTGGCCTCGCAGAACAAGGCGGAAGCGGCGGTCAAGGCCGGCCGGTTCAAGGACGAGATCGTCCCGGTCACCATCAAGACCCGCAAGGGCGACGTGATCGTCGAGCAGGACGAGTATCCGCGCTTCGGCGCGACCCTGGAGGCCATGCAGAAGCTGCGCCCGGCCTTCTCCAAGGACGGCAGCGTCACGGCGGGCAACGCGTCCGGGATCAACGACGGCGCTGCCGCGGTGATGGTGATGAGCGCCGACGAGGCGTCGCGCCGCGGCCTGACCCCGCTGGCGCGGATCGTGTCCTGGGGCCAGGCGGGCGTCGACCCGGCGATCATGGGCTCTGGTCCCATCCCGGCGTCGCGGATGGCCCTGAAGCGGGCCGGCTGGTCGGCGGACGACCTGGACCTGATCGAGGCCAACGAGGCCTTCGCGGCGCAGGCCTGCGCGGTCAACAAGGACCTCGGCTGGGATACCTCCAAGGTCAACGTGAACGGCGGCGCCATCGCGCTCGGCCACCCGGTCGGCGCGTCCGGCGCCCGCGTGCTGGTCACGCTCCTGCACGAGATGCAGAAGCGCGACAGCAAGAAGGGGCTGGCGACGCTGTGCATCGGCGGCGGCATGGGCATCGCCCTGTGCGTGGCCCGCGACTGA
- the phbB gene encoding acetoacetyl-CoA reductase, protein MARVALVTGGSRGIGAAISVALKEAGYQVAANYAGNDQAANEFSKQTGIPVFKFSVAEFDACKEGVAKVEAELGPIDVLVNNAGITRDTSFSKMTPEQWREVMATNLDSLFFMSKCVFDGMKKRGFGRIITIGSVNGQKGQFGQTNYAAAKAGAAGFTKSLAQEGARSNITVNVVAPGYIGTDMVKAVPQEVLNAKVLPQIPVGRLGEPEEIGRCVVFLASDDAGFITGSTLTANGGQYMT, encoded by the coding sequence ATGGCCCGCGTCGCACTCGTCACCGGGGGATCCCGCGGTATCGGAGCCGCCATTTCGGTGGCCTTGAAGGAAGCAGGCTATCAGGTCGCCGCGAACTACGCGGGCAACGACCAGGCCGCCAACGAGTTCTCCAAGCAGACCGGCATCCCGGTGTTCAAGTTCAGCGTCGCCGAGTTCGACGCCTGCAAGGAAGGCGTGGCCAAGGTCGAGGCCGAGCTCGGCCCGATCGACGTGCTGGTCAACAATGCCGGCATCACCCGCGACACCAGCTTCAGCAAGATGACGCCCGAGCAGTGGCGCGAGGTGATGGCGACCAACCTGGATTCGCTGTTCTTCATGTCGAAATGCGTGTTCGACGGCATGAAGAAGCGCGGCTTCGGCCGGATCATCACCATCGGCTCGGTGAACGGCCAGAAGGGCCAGTTCGGCCAGACCAACTATGCCGCGGCCAAGGCCGGGGCGGCCGGGTTCACCAAGTCGCTGGCGCAGGAGGGGGCCCGCTCCAACATCACCGTCAACGTCGTGGCCCCCGGCTATATCGGCACCGACATGGTCAAGGCGGTGCCCCAGGAGGTGCTCAACGCCAAGGTCCTGCCGCAGATCCCGGTCGGCCGCCTGGGCGAGCCCGAGGAGATCGGCCGCTGCGTGGTGTTCCTGGCCAGCGACGATGCCGGCTTCATCACCGGCTCCACGCTCACCGCCAATGGCGGCCAGTACATGACCTGA
- a CDS encoding SDR family oxidoreductase produces MTGRLAGKRVLVTAAAQGIGRAIALSFAREGADVLATDVNAHLLVDLEAEQGIRTERLDVLSADAIRACAEQNPGINVLVNVAGYVHNGTILDCTDEQWDFAFDLNVRSMFWIIKAFLPKMIEQGGGSIVNVSSVAGAFKGVPNRFTYGASKAAVQGLTKSVAIDFVKQGIRCNAICPGTVQSPSLDDRINAAADPVQARKDFIARQPMGRLGKAEEIAALALYLASDESAYTTGTLQVIDGGLTI; encoded by the coding sequence ATGACTGGACGGCTCGCGGGCAAACGCGTGCTTGTGACCGCTGCGGCCCAAGGCATCGGCCGCGCGATCGCGCTCTCCTTCGCGCGCGAAGGCGCCGACGTGCTCGCGACCGACGTGAACGCCCATCTGCTGGTCGACCTGGAGGCCGAGCAGGGCATCCGGACCGAGCGGCTGGACGTGCTGTCCGCCGATGCGATCCGCGCCTGCGCCGAGCAGAACCCCGGCATCAACGTCCTGGTCAACGTCGCGGGCTATGTCCACAACGGCACGATCCTGGACTGCACCGACGAGCAGTGGGACTTCGCGTTCGACCTGAACGTCCGTTCGATGTTCTGGATCATCAAGGCGTTCCTGCCGAAGATGATCGAGCAGGGCGGCGGCTCGATCGTCAACGTCTCCAGCGTGGCCGGCGCCTTCAAGGGCGTGCCGAACCGCTTCACCTACGGCGCCTCCAAGGCGGCCGTGCAGGGGCTGACCAAGTCGGTCGCGATCGACTTCGTGAAGCAGGGCATCCGCTGCAACGCGATCTGCCCGGGCACGGTGCAGTCGCCCTCGCTGGACGACCGGATCAACGCGGCGGCCGACCCGGTGCAGGCCCGCAAGGACTTCATCGCGCGCCAGCCCATGGGCCGGCTCGGCAAGGCCGAGGAGATCGCCGCCCTGGCGCTCTACCTGGCCTCGGACGAGAGCGCCTACACCACCGGCACGCTGCAGGTGATCGACGGCGGCCTGACCATCTGA
- the upp gene encoding uracil phosphoribosyltransferase: MSKLVVVDHPLVQHKLSLMRRKETSTAEFRRLVKEIALLLGYEICRDLPTEEVEVETPLEVTKVRMLAGKKLCLVSVLRAGNGLLEGMLDLIPSARVGHVGLYRDPATLKPVEYYYKVPSDIADRQVILVDPMLATANSAIAAVQKVKDSGATEIKYACLLAAPEGVKKFHDAHPDVPIFTAAQDRQLNDHGYIMPGLGDAGDRIYGTR; this comes from the coding sequence ATGTCCAAGCTCGTCGTGGTCGACCATCCCCTGGTCCAGCACAAGCTGTCCCTGATGCGGCGCAAGGAGACCTCCACCGCGGAGTTCCGCCGGCTGGTCAAGGAGATCGCGCTGCTGCTGGGCTACGAGATCTGCCGCGACCTGCCCACCGAGGAAGTCGAGGTCGAGACTCCGCTGGAGGTCACCAAGGTGCGGATGCTGGCCGGCAAGAAGCTCTGCCTGGTCTCGGTGCTGCGCGCCGGCAACGGCCTCCTGGAGGGGATGCTCGACCTGATCCCGTCCGCCCGGGTCGGCCATGTCGGCCTGTACCGGGATCCTGCGACCCTGAAGCCGGTGGAGTACTACTACAAGGTGCCGAGCGACATCGCCGACCGCCAGGTGATCCTGGTCGACCCGATGCTGGCGACCGCCAATTCCGCGATCGCCGCGGTCCAGAAGGTCAAGGATTCGGGCGCCACCGAGATCAAGTACGCCTGCCTGCTGGCGGCGCCGGAGGGGGTGAAGAAATTCCACGACGCCCATCCGGACGTGCCGATCTTCACCGCCGCCCAGGATCGCCAGCTCAACGACCACGGCTACATCATGCCGGGCCTGGGCGACGCCGGCGACCGCATCTACGGCACCCGCTGA